A genomic region of Daphnia carinata strain CSIRO-1 chromosome 5, CSIRO_AGI_Dcar_HiC_V3, whole genome shotgun sequence contains the following coding sequences:
- the LOC130696976 gene encoding fibroblast growth factor receptor 4-like isoform X2, which produces MLLFAVPSIVVLLSIPVNVSASLLQPNQTRRLRSGTEQITQLRDCPAAANPFITKCTRNSKMDCYCIVSKRMEREGAEKLCQENGMYLVTLETETENNYVNNLAKENRDAIENQFWTSGFNSNLNPFNWVWDYSGLHPAKPFDYTNWCANEPNNFDRSENFVAVINGCWHDVPSGLRWPFICKFQANIFDPVLQDQQRYFTHLGERELVIPCRPSTAFYTGARVDISKYISDTEVSIQMVSNGTTANNDYEYDPLKGFIIRNVSSNDDGKYNCSITIDKGKVEAWMIFHIVNVGIQLKIDREFDPLEGNNVSLTCDPQQLIKRQPPFAPVKWFAVFTDNGDGNETALTPTAPVLPTGAWMEFVDETVSTLPQLKIFNVSTNLSGNYRCGFVFHSSNNSVQLTSNTLSLNVLKKIDWSNQLIGKQLAQVLSPASIKPDNYRVIPLGNDLRISCSFDTRGYLPYYQWHREQFEDDSGHNLRNKETPSRITMTKTINAEDGTDNLTIFVTNVTVEDQGLFTCLLNGVPPVSVSQYIYVDDRKSEDASITLKSTSSKEFFRVLGQQSIIPCRPVHPSIGMDILKLAKNGQSDEIILNSTSPDDNYGYNPQKGFIIHKVTVTDDGPYQCSPFGSVDPSIIFTITVVGVMVECVVGCESSPRRIDGFLTSEVDPAVESEKVELNCQGFRINDRPAVLDWFAIRNGVQVKIADSKSHPELKLGVTNTKNKIQMRKLTISNVKKMNTSTTYTCLMTAGKETYSDSIELKVLPKNQDKTIAIVTSVTVMLGVFSIAIAIALIYFYKNGERKFMRLEGLLQGDQSRLNRDLPLEEQADLLPYDKRWEFPRNRLRLGKQLGVGCFGRVLQAEAVGINDGSNRAVSTVAVKTTRSQRDATAIEGLISELKILLHLGSHVNILNLLGACTKAINRGEIFIIVEYCCFGNLRSYLINHREQFVSQVDESGELVTNDIEDCADDAITTSKLVCWAYQISRGMDYLVSKKVLHGDLATRNILLRENNVIKVADFGLSRCLYKDENYTKKSKSMLPLKWMALESLTDQVWSARSDVWSYGVVLWEIFSLGQTPYQGYSDEFQFLQALKSGYRMKKPERTPNCVASVMESCWNADPNLRPTFTQIEEILDAPLESFVKSFYLQLNEDYQRLNAERMTLDNFTVKPTEGYAVVPPLRPTSLANFYAVDPVDQSKNSVRLNLSTSGYTNQCVIDEEAELRRQKF; this is translated from the exons ATGCTCCTGTTCGCTGTGCCATCCATCGTCGTCCTTCTCAGCATTCCCGTAAATGTATCGGCGTCATTATTG CAACCGAACCAAACACGTCGATTGCGCAGTGGTACTG AGCAGATTACTCAGTTGCGTGATTGTCCTGCCGCTGCCAATCCATTTATAACAAAATGCACCAGAAACTCAAAGATGGACTGCTATTGCATTGTTTCCAAACGA ATGGAGAGAGAAGGCGCCGAAAAGCTTTGCCAAGAAAATGGAATGTATCTCGTGACACTCGAAACTGAGACGGAAAATAATTATGTTAATAATCTAGCCAAGGAAAACAGGGACGCAATAGAAAATCAATTCTGGACTTCCGGGTTCAATAGCAACCTGAATCCATTCAACTGGGTCTGGGATTATTCCGGTCTGCATCCTGCCAAACCCTTCGACTACACCAATTGGTGTGCCAATGAACCAAACAATTTCGACAGGAGCGAGAATTTTGTCGCGGTCATTAACGGCTGTTGGCATGACGTGCCTAGTGGACTCCGTTGGCCATTCATATGTAAATTCCAAGCCAACATCTTCGACCCCGTTCTGCAAGACCAGCAACGCTATTTCACACATCTTGGTGAGAGAGAACTTGTTATTCCCTGCCGGCCAAGTACAGCATTTTATACCGGCGCACGTGTGGATATTTCAAAGTACATCAGCGACACGGAAGTCTCTATTCAG ATGGTATCCAATGGCACCACCGCAAACAATGACTACGAGTACGACCCGCTAAAAGGTTTCATCATCCGCAATGTATCGTCGAATGACGATGGAAAATACAATTGCTCAATCACTATTGACAAGGGAAAAGTAGAGGCATGGATGATTTTTCATATCGTTAATGTTG GTATCCAATTAAAGATTGACAGAGAATTTGATCCATTGGAAGGAAATAACGTGAGTTTGACGTGCGACCCGCAGCAGTTGATAAAGCGACAACCACCTTTCGCCCCCGTCAAATGGTTTGCTGTTTTTACTGACAATGGAGATGGCAATGAAACGGCTCTGACTCCGACTGCCCCTGTTTTACCAACAG GTGCATGGATGGAATTTGTTGATGAAACTGTCTCAACCTTGCcgcaattaaaaattttcaacgtGTCGACTAATTTGTCCGGCAACTACAGATGTGGATTCGTGTTCCATAGTTCAAACAACTCTGTCCAGCTGACTTCAAACACACTTTCACTAAATGTTTTGA AGAAAATTGATTGGTCAAATCAGCTTATTGGAAAACAACTGGCACAAGTTCTGTCACCTGCCTCAATAAAGCCAGATAATTATAGGGTTATTCCACTTGGAAATGACCTTCGCATCTCGTGCAGTTTTGACACTAGAGGTTATCTACCTTATTACCAGTGGCATCGGGAACAATTTGAAGACGATTCTGGCCACAATTTGAGG aataaagaaacaCCTTCCAGGATCACGATGACCAAGACAATCAATGCAGAGGATGGCACAGACAACCTGACGATATTTGTAACAAACGTGACAGTTGAGGATCAAGGACTCTTTACTTGTCTGTTAAATGGGGTACCGCCCGTGAGCGTTAGCCAATATATTTACGTGGATG ATCGCAAATCAGAAGACGCAAGTATTACTTTAAAAAGCACTTCAAGCAAAGAATTTTTTAGAGTCCTAGGTCAACAGTCGATCATTCCTTGTCGACCCGTGCATCCCAGCATAGGCATGGATATTTTAAAACTAGCTAAAAACGGCCAAAGTGACGAG ATCATATTGAATAGTACATCACCGGATGATAATTACGGATACAATCCTCAAAAAGGATTCATTATCCACAAGGTGACCGTGACAGACGATGGACCTTACCAATGTTCACCTTTCGGGAGTGTGGATCCGTCCATCATTTTCACCATAACAGTAGTGG GAGTAATGGTCGAATGTGTGGTTGGTTGTGAATCATCTCCGCGAAGAATAGACGGATTTCTCACGAGTGAAGTTGACCCAGCAGTAGAAAGCGAGAAGGTGGAGTTGAATTGCCAAGGGTTCAGGATCAACGATCGTCCTGCAGTTTTGGATTGGTTTGCCATCAGAAATGGAGTTCAAGTTAAAATTGCTGATTCGAAAAGTCACCCAG AATTGAAATTGGGTGTCACCAACACCAagaacaaaattcaaatgcgGAAGCTAACAATTTCCAATGTGAAGAAGATGAACACTTCAACTACCTACACGTGTCTCATGACCGCTGGCAAAGAAACTTATTCTGATTCTATTGAGTTGAAAGTTTTGCCGAAAAATCAAG ACAAAACGATTGCCATCGTTACATCAGTGACAGTCATGTTAGGAGTATTTTCCATTGCCATAGCCATCGCCCTCATCTATTTTTACAAG AACGGGGAAAGGAAATTTATGAGATTGGAGGGTCTTCTTCAGGGCGATCAATCCAGACTGAATCGCGATTTGCCGTTAGAAGAACAGGCCGATTTATTGCCATACGATAAACGATGGGAGTTTCCAAGAAATCGTCTGCGTCTAG GTAAACAACTGGGAGTCGGCTGTTTTGGTCGTGTACTCCAAGCTGAAGCGGTAGGTATCAACGACGGATCGAATAGAGCAGTAAGTACCGTTGCCGTTAAAACAACTCGATCGCAAAGAGATGCAACGGCTATTGAAGGACTCATCAGTGAATTGAAGATCTTGCTTCATTTGGGGTCACATGTCAATATCCTCAACTTGTTAGGTGCCTGCACAAAGGCAATTAATCGAG gtgaaatatttattattgtgGAATACTGCTGCTTTGGTAATTTGCGTTCATACTTGATAAATCACCGTGAACAATTCGTCAGTCAGGTTGATGAATCTGGAGAATTGGTTACGAACGACATTGAGGATTGTGCGGATGATGCCATTACTACAAGTAAGCTAGTTTGTTGGGCTTACCAAATTTCACGCGGGATGGACTACCTGGTTAGCAAGAAG GTTTTGCACGGTGACTTGGCGACTCGTAATATTCTGCTGAGGGAAAACAACGTCATCAAAGTGGCCGATTTCGGATTGTCACGTTGTCTTTACAAAGACGAAAATTACACGAAGAAGAGCAAA AGTATGCTGCCGCTCAAATGGATGGCCCTCGAATCTCTGACAGATCAAGTATGGTCTGCCCGGTCCGATGTCTGGTCATATGGCGTCGTTTTGTGGGAAATTTTCTCACTCGGACAAACTCCTTATCAAG GGTACAGTGATGAATTTCAATTCCTGCAAGCTTTGAAGAGCGGCTATCGCATGAAGAAGCCGGAACGTACGCCAAATTGCGTGGCAAGTGTGATGGAATCGTGCTGGAACGCTGATCCCAATCTGCGGCCCACCTTCACTCAAATTGAGGAAATATTGGACGCACCACTGGAATCTTTCGTCAAATCCTTTTACTTGCAACTGAATGAAGATTATCAAAGATTGAATGCTGAAAGGATGACGCTGGACAATTTTACAGTGAAACCTACTGAAGGCTATGCTGTCGTACCTCCTTTACGTCCCACTTCCTTGGCGAATTTTTATGCCGTAGACCCTGTGGATCAATCGAAAAATAG CGTTCGGTTAAATTTGTCCACTTCGGGCTATACCAACCAATGTGTTATCGACGAGGAGGCAGAGCTACGCcggcaaaaattttaa
- the LOC130696976 gene encoding fibroblast growth factor receptor 4-like isoform X1: MLLFAVPSIVVLLSIPVNVSASLLQPNQTRRLRSGTAEQITQLRDCPAAANPFITKCTRNSKMDCYCIVSKRMEREGAEKLCQENGMYLVTLETETENNYVNNLAKENRDAIENQFWTSGFNSNLNPFNWVWDYSGLHPAKPFDYTNWCANEPNNFDRSENFVAVINGCWHDVPSGLRWPFICKFQANIFDPVLQDQQRYFTHLGERELVIPCRPSTAFYTGARVDISKYISDTEVSIQMVSNGTTANNDYEYDPLKGFIIRNVSSNDDGKYNCSITIDKGKVEAWMIFHIVNVGIQLKIDREFDPLEGNNVSLTCDPQQLIKRQPPFAPVKWFAVFTDNGDGNETALTPTAPVLPTGAWMEFVDETVSTLPQLKIFNVSTNLSGNYRCGFVFHSSNNSVQLTSNTLSLNVLKKIDWSNQLIGKQLAQVLSPASIKPDNYRVIPLGNDLRISCSFDTRGYLPYYQWHREQFEDDSGHNLRNKETPSRITMTKTINAEDGTDNLTIFVTNVTVEDQGLFTCLLNGVPPVSVSQYIYVDDRKSEDASITLKSTSSKEFFRVLGQQSIIPCRPVHPSIGMDILKLAKNGQSDEIILNSTSPDDNYGYNPQKGFIIHKVTVTDDGPYQCSPFGSVDPSIIFTITVVGVMVECVVGCESSPRRIDGFLTSEVDPAVESEKVELNCQGFRINDRPAVLDWFAIRNGVQVKIADSKSHPELKLGVTNTKNKIQMRKLTISNVKKMNTSTTYTCLMTAGKETYSDSIELKVLPKNQDKTIAIVTSVTVMLGVFSIAIAIALIYFYKNGERKFMRLEGLLQGDQSRLNRDLPLEEQADLLPYDKRWEFPRNRLRLGKQLGVGCFGRVLQAEAVGINDGSNRAVSTVAVKTTRSQRDATAIEGLISELKILLHLGSHVNILNLLGACTKAINRGEIFIIVEYCCFGNLRSYLINHREQFVSQVDESGELVTNDIEDCADDAITTSKLVCWAYQISRGMDYLVSKKVLHGDLATRNILLRENNVIKVADFGLSRCLYKDENYTKKSKSMLPLKWMALESLTDQVWSARSDVWSYGVVLWEIFSLGQTPYQGYSDEFQFLQALKSGYRMKKPERTPNCVASVMESCWNADPNLRPTFTQIEEILDAPLESFVKSFYLQLNEDYQRLNAERMTLDNFTVKPTEGYAVVPPLRPTSLANFYAVDPVDQSKNSVRLNLSTSGYTNQCVIDEEAELRRQKF; encoded by the exons ATGCTCCTGTTCGCTGTGCCATCCATCGTCGTCCTTCTCAGCATTCCCGTAAATGTATCGGCGTCATTATTG CAACCGAACCAAACACGTCGATTGCGCAGTGGTACTG CAGAGCAGATTACTCAGTTGCGTGATTGTCCTGCCGCTGCCAATCCATTTATAACAAAATGCACCAGAAACTCAAAGATGGACTGCTATTGCATTGTTTCCAAACGA ATGGAGAGAGAAGGCGCCGAAAAGCTTTGCCAAGAAAATGGAATGTATCTCGTGACACTCGAAACTGAGACGGAAAATAATTATGTTAATAATCTAGCCAAGGAAAACAGGGACGCAATAGAAAATCAATTCTGGACTTCCGGGTTCAATAGCAACCTGAATCCATTCAACTGGGTCTGGGATTATTCCGGTCTGCATCCTGCCAAACCCTTCGACTACACCAATTGGTGTGCCAATGAACCAAACAATTTCGACAGGAGCGAGAATTTTGTCGCGGTCATTAACGGCTGTTGGCATGACGTGCCTAGTGGACTCCGTTGGCCATTCATATGTAAATTCCAAGCCAACATCTTCGACCCCGTTCTGCAAGACCAGCAACGCTATTTCACACATCTTGGTGAGAGAGAACTTGTTATTCCCTGCCGGCCAAGTACAGCATTTTATACCGGCGCACGTGTGGATATTTCAAAGTACATCAGCGACACGGAAGTCTCTATTCAG ATGGTATCCAATGGCACCACCGCAAACAATGACTACGAGTACGACCCGCTAAAAGGTTTCATCATCCGCAATGTATCGTCGAATGACGATGGAAAATACAATTGCTCAATCACTATTGACAAGGGAAAAGTAGAGGCATGGATGATTTTTCATATCGTTAATGTTG GTATCCAATTAAAGATTGACAGAGAATTTGATCCATTGGAAGGAAATAACGTGAGTTTGACGTGCGACCCGCAGCAGTTGATAAAGCGACAACCACCTTTCGCCCCCGTCAAATGGTTTGCTGTTTTTACTGACAATGGAGATGGCAATGAAACGGCTCTGACTCCGACTGCCCCTGTTTTACCAACAG GTGCATGGATGGAATTTGTTGATGAAACTGTCTCAACCTTGCcgcaattaaaaattttcaacgtGTCGACTAATTTGTCCGGCAACTACAGATGTGGATTCGTGTTCCATAGTTCAAACAACTCTGTCCAGCTGACTTCAAACACACTTTCACTAAATGTTTTGA AGAAAATTGATTGGTCAAATCAGCTTATTGGAAAACAACTGGCACAAGTTCTGTCACCTGCCTCAATAAAGCCAGATAATTATAGGGTTATTCCACTTGGAAATGACCTTCGCATCTCGTGCAGTTTTGACACTAGAGGTTATCTACCTTATTACCAGTGGCATCGGGAACAATTTGAAGACGATTCTGGCCACAATTTGAGG aataaagaaacaCCTTCCAGGATCACGATGACCAAGACAATCAATGCAGAGGATGGCACAGACAACCTGACGATATTTGTAACAAACGTGACAGTTGAGGATCAAGGACTCTTTACTTGTCTGTTAAATGGGGTACCGCCCGTGAGCGTTAGCCAATATATTTACGTGGATG ATCGCAAATCAGAAGACGCAAGTATTACTTTAAAAAGCACTTCAAGCAAAGAATTTTTTAGAGTCCTAGGTCAACAGTCGATCATTCCTTGTCGACCCGTGCATCCCAGCATAGGCATGGATATTTTAAAACTAGCTAAAAACGGCCAAAGTGACGAG ATCATATTGAATAGTACATCACCGGATGATAATTACGGATACAATCCTCAAAAAGGATTCATTATCCACAAGGTGACCGTGACAGACGATGGACCTTACCAATGTTCACCTTTCGGGAGTGTGGATCCGTCCATCATTTTCACCATAACAGTAGTGG GAGTAATGGTCGAATGTGTGGTTGGTTGTGAATCATCTCCGCGAAGAATAGACGGATTTCTCACGAGTGAAGTTGACCCAGCAGTAGAAAGCGAGAAGGTGGAGTTGAATTGCCAAGGGTTCAGGATCAACGATCGTCCTGCAGTTTTGGATTGGTTTGCCATCAGAAATGGAGTTCAAGTTAAAATTGCTGATTCGAAAAGTCACCCAG AATTGAAATTGGGTGTCACCAACACCAagaacaaaattcaaatgcgGAAGCTAACAATTTCCAATGTGAAGAAGATGAACACTTCAACTACCTACACGTGTCTCATGACCGCTGGCAAAGAAACTTATTCTGATTCTATTGAGTTGAAAGTTTTGCCGAAAAATCAAG ACAAAACGATTGCCATCGTTACATCAGTGACAGTCATGTTAGGAGTATTTTCCATTGCCATAGCCATCGCCCTCATCTATTTTTACAAG AACGGGGAAAGGAAATTTATGAGATTGGAGGGTCTTCTTCAGGGCGATCAATCCAGACTGAATCGCGATTTGCCGTTAGAAGAACAGGCCGATTTATTGCCATACGATAAACGATGGGAGTTTCCAAGAAATCGTCTGCGTCTAG GTAAACAACTGGGAGTCGGCTGTTTTGGTCGTGTACTCCAAGCTGAAGCGGTAGGTATCAACGACGGATCGAATAGAGCAGTAAGTACCGTTGCCGTTAAAACAACTCGATCGCAAAGAGATGCAACGGCTATTGAAGGACTCATCAGTGAATTGAAGATCTTGCTTCATTTGGGGTCACATGTCAATATCCTCAACTTGTTAGGTGCCTGCACAAAGGCAATTAATCGAG gtgaaatatttattattgtgGAATACTGCTGCTTTGGTAATTTGCGTTCATACTTGATAAATCACCGTGAACAATTCGTCAGTCAGGTTGATGAATCTGGAGAATTGGTTACGAACGACATTGAGGATTGTGCGGATGATGCCATTACTACAAGTAAGCTAGTTTGTTGGGCTTACCAAATTTCACGCGGGATGGACTACCTGGTTAGCAAGAAG GTTTTGCACGGTGACTTGGCGACTCGTAATATTCTGCTGAGGGAAAACAACGTCATCAAAGTGGCCGATTTCGGATTGTCACGTTGTCTTTACAAAGACGAAAATTACACGAAGAAGAGCAAA AGTATGCTGCCGCTCAAATGGATGGCCCTCGAATCTCTGACAGATCAAGTATGGTCTGCCCGGTCCGATGTCTGGTCATATGGCGTCGTTTTGTGGGAAATTTTCTCACTCGGACAAACTCCTTATCAAG GGTACAGTGATGAATTTCAATTCCTGCAAGCTTTGAAGAGCGGCTATCGCATGAAGAAGCCGGAACGTACGCCAAATTGCGTGGCAAGTGTGATGGAATCGTGCTGGAACGCTGATCCCAATCTGCGGCCCACCTTCACTCAAATTGAGGAAATATTGGACGCACCACTGGAATCTTTCGTCAAATCCTTTTACTTGCAACTGAATGAAGATTATCAAAGATTGAATGCTGAAAGGATGACGCTGGACAATTTTACAGTGAAACCTACTGAAGGCTATGCTGTCGTACCTCCTTTACGTCCCACTTCCTTGGCGAATTTTTATGCCGTAGACCCTGTGGATCAATCGAAAAATAG CGTTCGGTTAAATTTGTCCACTTCGGGCTATACCAACCAATGTGTTATCGACGAGGAGGCAGAGCTACGCcggcaaaaattttaa
- the LOC132087984 gene encoding dynein axonemal heavy chain 3-like, protein MPYEIPQGSTIVTDCEMDESNANSNVGFIMKNGVLCRVQLKYRKAEVAKPMKKKERPTLQGHCAAHSSFMVSQQCPEASPPLSPQEQRRRAIRKRIEAMTPVCFTQPRGSYSVDNASLRARLFQLMITRIPKLIQPVDHSVWAMQELTNVNTKCMRHAALSRPEKYPSLLIRAPVPWHQQFLIAREFATHNLFATHPVSLELRQLWDSTYRSWRLFDIPWNRNDPLDPDALVGLIRNRCHEFHVSLVKKWMPECCLVLNRQKPTWTAMVPLKRGESMQQILRFFNSLTGLISLQIRCLLYSWIDEWSDLMTAYDAGEDDDHNKADTFPKVFPFIRLELALSDGKVWVKPKQETIQHKMEKILQTIVYVSCHIPRIERIFLPGYTGGEEFLVAIAWEDDRVKSALNKVKHIVNSNKKVPERYIFDTYTKYEPMLQPPFRKSFDDSGEMTWDENEKLFKKRIEQLEAIKKKLLLLKSHVYLKLFYLDCHEINKYLVDFIDDIRFSLVKRIMNDNRQIVRKICTRFETVTEKVSQVPETTAQLVESVDYVQRSLTQSLPEMLLEVNAAGSRLLTLLNYTMLQKDDLSLSCRLFHWPSDLDSVLQVSSTRLQRIRVETERLLKERTQLFLGRLAEYGEALDNFKNKETTALTTEEMISSTTLLQDLHQKLQAAQIELAEINNDETLLEWPVTHVPNLPALIQLIEPYYQLWHVAYKFHESHDVWFHGPFRKLDSQMIANEINAMCKQMQQLAVVFADVTAAKRVADTVRKRIEKFMGFLPLLHAVCNPGLRERHWILISQNFESPMCPEPDTSLAELVSAGLMQYISRIEEVSITATKEFALEETLQRMQSEWNEICFEFLPYRDSDVSVLTGIEEIQALVDDHILRAQTMHASPYIAPLEPVLQSWEEQLVGVQDTMDVWMKVQNTWLYLEPIFSSEDIQRQMASDAAKFSHVDLMWRSLMSAATGEPRVLVAASRPGLLDELREAFAILEDIQKGLHDYLEKKRLFFSRFYFLSNDELLEILSKTKEPERIQPHLRKCFDGIGRLLFNSNQEIEAMISEGNEKEREIVRFREPIVPARSKVRIYLYIACFWNNNNF, encoded by the exons ATGCCGTATGAGATCCCACAGGGCAGCACAATCGTTACCGATTGCGAAATGGACGAGTCTAATGCAAATTCAAATGTTGGTTTCATCATGAAAAATGGAGTCCTTTGTCGTGTCCAGCTCAAG TACCGTAAGGCCGAAGTCGCAAAAccgatgaaaaagaaagagaggccCACGCTGCAAGGCCATTGTGCAGCACACAGCTCGTTCAT GGTATCCCAGCAATGCCCAGAAGCAAGTCCACCATTGAGTCCACAGgagcaaagaagaagagcaaTCCGTAAACGGATAGAGGCTATGACGCCCGTTTGCTTTACCCAACCGCGGGGATCGTACAGT GTTGACAATGCATCGTTACGAGCTAGACTGTTCCAGCTGATGATAACACGAATCCCTAAATTGATCCAACCCGTCGATCACTCCGTGTGGGCCATGCAAGAATTGACGAATGTCAACACCAAGTGCATGAGACACGCAGCGTTAAGTCGGCCGGAGAAATATCCCAGCCTCCTGATCAGAGCTCCGGTTCCATGGCACCAACAATTCCTAATCGCACGTGAATTTGCTACACACAATCTTTTCGCCACTCATCCCGTGTCATTAGAATTGCGTCAACTCTGGGACTCCACCTACCGTTCTTGGCGTCTGTTCGATATCCCTTGGAACAGAAACGATCCTCTAGATCCAGATGCCCTTGTGGGTTTGATTCGCAATCGATGCCACGAATTCCACGTTTCTTTAGTTAAAAA GTGGATGCCAGAATGTTGCTTGGTTTTAAATCGCCAAAAACCTACATGGACTGCTATGGTGCCTTTGAAACGTGGAGAGTCGATGCAACAAATTTTACGATTCTTCAATAGTCTCACCGGACTCATTTCTTTGCAAATTCGATGTCTGTTGTATAGCTGGATTGATGAATGGTCCGATCTCATGACTGCCTACGAC GCTGGTGAAGACGATGATCACAACAAGGCAGATACCTTCCCGAAAGTATTTCCTTTCATCCGGTTAGAGTTGGCCTTATCGGATGGAAAAGTATGGGTGAAACCTAAACAAGAAACGATTCAGCATAAAATGGAGAAGATATTGCAGACTATCGTCTATGTAAGCTGCCATATTCCACGCATTGAGAGAATTTTCTTACCAG GTTATACAGGTGGTGAAGAATTTTTAGTGGCAATTGCTTGGGAAGATGACCGCGTCAAGTCAGCCCTGAACAAAGTGAAACACATCGTCAATTCTAATAAAAAAGTACCTGAACGGTACATCTTCGATACTTACACTAAATACGAACCTATGCTTCAGCCACCTTTTCGAAAGTCATTTGACGATTCTGGGGAAATGACCTGGGATGAAAACGAGAAg cTGTTCAAGAAACGTATTGAACAATTGGAAGCTATCAAAAAAAAGCTTCTGCTGCTCAAATCGCACGTCTATCTCAAACTCTTTTATTTAGATTGTCACGAGATAAACAAATATCTGGTCGATTTCATCGATGACATTAGGTTTTCCTTAGTGAAGAGAATTATGAACGACAACAGGCAAATAGTCAGGAAAATTTGCACTCGTTTTGAAACCGTGACGGAGAAAGTCAGCCAAGTGCCGGAAACCACAGCCCAATTGGTCGAATCTGTCGACTACGTCCAACGCTCTCTAACGCAGAGTTTACCGGAAATGTTGCTAGAAGTGAATGCTGCCGGTTCACGATTGCTCACTTTGCTCAACTATACCATGCTTCAAA AAGACGATTTATCTTTGAGCTGCCGCCTTTTTCATTGGCCTAGCGATTTGGATTCCGTTTTGCAAGTCAGTTCGACTCGCCTCCAGCGAATTCGCGTCGAAACAGAGCGATTGTTGAAGGAACGGACCCAATTGTTCTTGGGACGATTAGCCGAGTACGGAGAAGCTTTGGATAATTTCAAGAACAAGGAAACGACAGCGTTGACGACTGAAGAGATGATATCCAGCACGACTTTACTACAAGATTTACATCAAAAATTACAAGCCGCTCAAATTGAACTGGCGGAAATCAATAACGATGAAACATTACTCGAATGGCCAGTGACTCACGTTCCTAACCTACCGGCCCTCATCCAGCTTATTGAGCCTTATTACCAATTGTGGCACGTCGCCTACAAGTTTCACGAAAGCCACGATGTTTGGTTCCATG GTCCTTTTCGCAAGTTGGATTCTCAAATGATTGCCAATGAAATCAATGCCATGTGCAAACAGATGCAGCAACTTGCAGTCGTTTTCGCTGACGTAACGGCAGCCAAACGAGTGGCTGATACCGTCCGAAAGCGCATTGAAAAGTTTATGGGTTTCCTACCTTTGTTGCACGCTGTCTGCAATCCTGGACTTCGAGAGAGACACTGGATATTG ATTAGCCAAAATTTCGAATCTCCCATGTGTCCCGAACCGGACACTTCATTGGCTGAATTGGTTTCAGCTGGGCTAATGCAGTATATTAGTCGCATCGAAGAAGTCAGCATTACTGCCACGAAAGAATTTGCTCTAGAGGAAACTCTTCAACGAATGCAGTCAGAAtggaatgaaatttgtttcGAATTCTTACCGTACCGAGATTCGGACGTTAGTGTCCTGACAGGAATTGAGGAAATTCAAG CCCTTGTGGATGACCATATTCTACGGGCGCAAACGATGCACGCGTCGCCCTATATCGCCCCGTTGGAGCCGGTGCTTCAGTCATGGGAGGAACAGCTGGTTGGGGTCCAGGATACGATGGATGTCTGGATGAAGGTGCAAAACACTTGGCTATACTTGGAGCCCATCTTTAGCTCTGAAGATATTCAGCGGCAAATGGCTAGCGATGCGGCCAAGTTCTCCCACGTCGATTTAATGTGGCGGTCGCTGATGTCGGCAGCAACTGGCGAGCCTCGTGTTTTGGTGGCCGCCTCACGTCCTGGCCTGTTGGACGAGCTACGAGAGGCCTTCGCAATCCTAGAAGACATCCAGAAGGGATTGCACGATTATCTGGAGAAGAAACGCCtatttttctccaggtttTACTTTTTGTCCAATGATGAACTTTTGGAAATTTtgtcgaaaacgaaagaaCCGGAGCGAATTCAGCCGCACTTGCGCAAGTGTTTTGACGGAATCGGCCGTCTCCTCTTTAATTCGAATCAAGAGATTGAAGCCATGATCTCGGAAGGCAACGAGAAAGAACGCGAAATTGTCCGCTTCCGGGAGCCCATCGTTCCGGCCAGAAGCAAAGTACGTATTTACTTATACATCGCATGTTTCTggaacaataataatttttga